In Leuconostoc kimchii IMSNU 11154, the DNA window TTAGAAGATGAAGCGGATGTCGCTAACCGTATACATGATGCAGAGCAATATGTGCCAGCCCAAAATTTGGCACTCTCAACGCAGTGTGGCTTTTCTTCAACAGAAGAGGGTAATGTATTGACGATACCAGACCAGTGGCAAAAGCTAAGATTAGTTAAAAAAATTGCTGATAAGTATTTGGCTTAAAGCATAGTAGAACCAAAGATTGATAAAAATTTAGTGATTAACGAGGAGAAAAATCATGACAGAAACAGTTGTTGAAAGTTTTACATTGGACCATACAAAAGTTAAGGCACCTTATGTGCGTGTGATTGAGTCACAAAACGGTCCTCAGGGTGGCAGTATTACCAATTACGATCTACGTTTGACACAACCCAATGAAACAGCAATTGAAACAGGTGGTTTGCACACTTTGGAACATCTATTTGCAGGCTTAGTTCGTGATGAAATTGACGGTATTATTGATATTTCGCCATTTGGATGTCGTACAGGTTTCCATGTCATTTCATGGGTGAATTACGATGCCGAAACATTGGCCAAGGTATTTAAAAAAGTACTAGAAAAGATCGTGAGTGATGAGGTAACCGAAGTACCTGCTGCTGAAATTGAAAGTTGTGGTAACTTTAAAGATCACAGTCTACATTCTGCCAAAGAGTGGGCTAAAATTATTCTGGCCCAAGGTATTTCAAGTGATGCATTTGAAAGAAAAATTGTATAAAAAATAATGAATCGATGATACGACTAGCGCACAAGTAATGGTGTGCTGTACATAATTTTAAAAAAGGAGAACGTCGCAATGCAAAAAATAACCCCACAGCGTTTTTTTGACATTACACGCGCACTCAGTACACTTTTAGGTACAGGGTTGATCTGGTACCGAATGTGTCTGTATACTGTTTTGCCGTCTCATTAAGGAAGTATAAAAAGAATAGAAAATAGGTTAAATTATGACAAAATTAAATAAAGAGTACGCTTTTGAAACACGCCAACTACATGCAGGGCAGGAAGAACCAGATTCTGCTACTGGTGCTCGCGTCACGCCCATCTATCAAACAGCTGCTTATGTTTTTTCAGATACAAAGCAAGCAGCAGGACGTTTTGCATTAACAGATGCCGGTAACATATACGGTCGCTTGACCAATCCAACCAATACTGTTTTTGAAACACGTATTGCTGCATTAGAGGGTGGCGCAGCAGCTATTTCTTTAGCTTCTGGCGCTGCCGCCGTGACTGCTGCCATTTTAAATGTTGCTGGTAGTGGTGACCATATCGTTGCTGCTTCAACTTTGTATGGTGGGACGGTAGAACTCTTTTCAGAAACATTGAAGAAATTGGGTATTGAAACCACATTTGTTGACCCAGATGAACCAAAAAACTTTGAAGAAGCCATTCAAGAAAATACAAAAGTGATTTTCTTTGAAAGTTTAGGTAATCCCAAAATCAATATTATTGATTTTGAAGCTGTGGCTGCGATTGCTAAAAAGCATGGTATCATTTCGATTGTTGATTCAACTTTTGCGACACCATTTTTGACACAACCTTTGGCACATGGTATTGATGTCGTTGTACATTCTGCAACGAAATTTATTGGTGGCCATGGTACAACATTAGGTGGTGTTGTGATTGAAAAAGGCGATTTTGACTACGTTGCGTCTGGGCGATATCCTGATTTTGTTAATCCCACGGCATCGTATAATGGTCTAGTTTGGGCCGATCTTGGTGCTGGTGCGTTTGTAACAAAAATACGAGCAGAGTACTTACGAGACACTGGTGCAACACTATCACCACAGTCAGCCTTCTATCTTCTGCAAGGATTAGAAACGTTATCATTACGTATTGAGAGACACGTTGAAAATGCCCGTAAAATTGTAGACTTTCTCAATAATCATGAGAAGGTGGCCTGGGTCAGTTATCCAGAATTATCAGATTCACCTTACAAAGCATTGGCTGATAAGTATTTTGAAAAAGGGGTCGGCTCCATTTTTACATTCGGTTTGAAACAAGGCGAAGAGGGCGCTAAGACGTTAATTAACAATTTGGACATCTTTTCGCTATTGGCCAATGTTGGTGATGCTAAATCATTGATTATTCATCCAAAATCAACAACCCATGCACAATTGAGTGATGAACAATTGGCTGCTGCTGGTATTTCACCAGACTTGATTCGTGTTTCAATTGGTATTGAAAATGTTAATGATTTGATTGCTGCGTTATCATCAGCACTTGAGACAGTATAAACAATGACTAGTTTTGTGTTATTTTGACACGGTGAGAGGAAAATCAATGATTGTTAATTGTCAAAATATTTATTATTTGCATACTAATAAAATCGTGACAGCTGTCTTTTTAAAGGGTAGTGGTGCGGTTGATGAGGTCGGTTGAATTAATTTCGGCACTTTAATAGCTAAAATGGTTATTGTAATTAATATTGTATTGAAAAATAGGAGAACACACATGACAACAACACTTAAAAAAATAGGATTCCAACACGTTGGTTCATTCTTGCGTCCAGCTGAATTAAAGCAAGCACGTGCAGATTTTGAATCAGGAAAAATAACACATGATGCACTAGAAGAAGTTGAGAATCAAACAATTTCACGACTTGTGGATCAGCAAGTTGCTGCTGGATTAGATGTTGTGACTGATGGTGAATTCCGCCGTTCATATTGGCATTTGGATAACTTCTGGGGATTTGATGGCGTAGAACAATTTAACTATGGCGAAGGCTATCAATTCGCTCATGAAGAAACGCGTGATGATTCTGCACGTCTCAGTGGTCGTTTAGGCTTTAATGTAGAAACGCACCCATTTATCAAACATTTTAAGTTTTTGAAGGCGGTAGCTGATGAAAAAGGTGTCGAAGCCAAAATTACGATTCCGTCACCTTCACAGTTTTATGCTGAATTATTCCGAGGCGTGAATGCTGAAGGTATTTCTCGTTTTTATGATTCAGTAGATGATTTGTATCAGGACATCAAGCGCGTTTATCACGAAGAAATTTTGGCGTTATACGAAGCTGGTGCACGTATTGTGCAATTGGATGATTGTACTTGGGGCATGTTAGTAGATCCTAATTTCTGGGAAACAATGGCAGGTGCTGGTTTTGATGTTAATGAACTTAAAAAAATATATGTTGATTTAAATAATGGTGCAATAGAAAATTTGCCAGAAGACTTGACTATCAATACGCATGTTTGCCGTGGCAATTACCATTCCGACTGGGCTGCTGCTGGTGGTTATGAGAAAGTTGCTGACGAATTATTTGGACAAGAAAATGTATCAACGTATTTCTTGGAATATGATTCAGAACGCGCCGGTGGTTTTGAACCATTAGCCAAAGTGTCTGGGGACAAACGTGTCGTACTTGGACTCATCACAACAAAATCAGGTGTATTGGAAGATAAACAAGTTATTATTGATCGTATTCATGAAGCAGCCAAATATTTGCCACTTGATCGTTTGTGGTTGTCAACGCAATGTGGATTCGCTTCAACAGAAGAAGGCAATGTGATCACGGAAGCACAACAATGGGAGAAGTTAGCATTAGTTCGTGATATTCAGAATACAGTTTGGGGACAATAACAGTTGTTTGGGTGCTGTTCTGTCATATGATCGCATCATTTTTGATACGTGATAAAGGTTTTAAGATTATAAGTGTGTGTTGTTAATTTGATCTTTGTTTTAGTGATTGGATCGCTGATTTAATTTGAATTGATTACGCAATATCATCTATTTTAATGATGTGGTAAGCTTTTATAATCATACGAAGGCGCGAACAGCGTGAGCGAAAGGTTCAATAATAAAATGAATAAAAAATTAACTATCGGGGTAATTTTAGCAGCAGTTGTGCTGGTTGGTGGCTATAGTTTTTTAAACAATCAGCCAAAAAATACAACGGGTAAAACACTTAATGTGACAGTTCAAAATACAATTACGACGTTAGATCCTAATTTTGCTGATGATGTTGGTTCAAATTGGGCTGAGACTCAAACTTTGCAAGGGCTTTATACGATGGATGCAAAAGGTAGTATTGTAGCTGGTGTTGCAGATAAAGTCGTGAAACCAACTAAAAATAATACTGTCTACCGTATCAAGTTAAAATCAAATCAAAAATGGTCTGATGGCAGTCAGGTTACTGCCAATGACTTTGTAGCTTCTGCTAAACGACAGGTTGATCCGGCTTCTAAATCAACACGTTCGAATCATTTTAAAGATTTGGCGGGTTATGATGCCATTCGAAAGCAAGGTGCTAATATTAATACTTTAGGTATTAAAGCGCCGGATGCTAAAACAGTTGAAATCACGTTGTCACATCCAGTGCCATACTTCAATTTCATTTTGGCTAATCAGTTATATCCGATTAACACCGATAAAGTCAAAGAATATGGTAAAAAGTATGGACAGACGGCAGCAACAACGGTTTCTAATGGTGCTTATCAAATTAAAAAGTGGAATCAATCTGCCACGACTTGGCAGTTCGAGAAGAATCCGCATTATGCTGATGCGAAAGATGTACACTATCAAACGATCAAAACAACCGTTGTCACTGATGCGACATTAGCAAGTAAACAATATTTATCTGGTAAAGTTGATGAAGCTGAAATATCTGGTAG includes these proteins:
- a CDS encoding S-ribosylhomocysteine lyase; protein product: MTETVVESFTLDHTKVKAPYVRVIESQNGPQGGSITNYDLRLTQPNETAIETGGLHTLEHLFAGLVRDEIDGIIDISPFGCRTGFHVISWVNYDAETLAKVFKKVLEKIVSDEVTEVPAAEIESCGNFKDHSLHSAKEWAKIILAQGISSDAFERKIV
- a CDS encoding O-acetylhomoserine aminocarboxypropyltransferase/cysteine synthase family protein, yielding MTKLNKEYAFETRQLHAGQEEPDSATGARVTPIYQTAAYVFSDTKQAAGRFALTDAGNIYGRLTNPTNTVFETRIAALEGGAAAISLASGAAAVTAAILNVAGSGDHIVAASTLYGGTVELFSETLKKLGIETTFVDPDEPKNFEEAIQENTKVIFFESLGNPKINIIDFEAVAAIAKKHGIISIVDSTFATPFLTQPLAHGIDVVVHSATKFIGGHGTTLGGVVIEKGDFDYVASGRYPDFVNPTASYNGLVWADLGAGAFVTKIRAEYLRDTGATLSPQSAFYLLQGLETLSLRIERHVENARKIVDFLNNHEKVAWVSYPELSDSPYKALADKYFEKGVGSIFTFGLKQGEEGAKTLINNLDIFSLLANVGDAKSLIIHPKSTTHAQLSDEQLAAAGISPDLIRVSIGIENVNDLIAALSSALETV
- a CDS encoding 5-methyltetrahydropteroyltriglutamate--homocysteine S-methyltransferase, whose protein sequence is MTTTLKKIGFQHVGSFLRPAELKQARADFESGKITHDALEEVENQTISRLVDQQVAAGLDVVTDGEFRRSYWHLDNFWGFDGVEQFNYGEGYQFAHEETRDDSARLSGRLGFNVETHPFIKHFKFLKAVADEKGVEAKITIPSPSQFYAELFRGVNAEGISRFYDSVDDLYQDIKRVYHEEILALYEAGARIVQLDDCTWGMLVDPNFWETMAGAGFDVNELKKIYVDLNNGAIENLPEDLTINTHVCRGNYHSDWAAAGGYEKVADELFGQENVSTYFLEYDSERAGGFEPLAKVSGDKRVVLGLITTKSGVLEDKQVIIDRIHEAAKYLPLDRLWLSTQCGFASTEEGNVITEAQQWEKLALVRDIQNTVWGQ
- a CDS encoding peptide ABC transporter substrate-binding protein — translated: MNKKLTIGVILAAVVLVGGYSFLNNQPKNTTGKTLNVTVQNTITTLDPNFADDVGSNWAETQTLQGLYTMDAKGSIVAGVADKVVKPTKNNTVYRIKLKSNQKWSDGSQVTANDFVASAKRQVDPASKSTRSNHFKDLAGYDAIRKQGANINTLGIKAPDAKTVEITLSHPVPYFNFILANQLYPINTDKVKEYGKKYGQTAATTVSNGAYQIKKWNQSATTWQFEKNPHYADAKDVHYQTIKTTVVTDATLASKQYLSGKVDEAEISGSVLTDLKKTNAADIQSKQKGRVVFIVWNSTDKIASNTNFKRAISYAIDRDVLAKQTLADGSTAAKSIIPSGEVSVAGQDLNHGLDLPFDKKKAQDYLKQAQSEIGEKKLKLTLNMADTDAYKSLGVYLKQRIETVLPDVTIELNRMPLNAEISAFNNRNFQAGTLSWSTDYNDPIDFLDTAYSGGAINFTKWHNKAYDNLIDQINAQGEANDKRYNLEKKAAALNNDLNGVTPLYQVSNVHLLNKKVRHLNYPVVGYQNYKYAE